One Astyanax mexicanus isolate ESR-SI-001 chromosome 3, AstMex3_surface, whole genome shotgun sequence genomic region harbors:
- the si:dkey-266f7.9 gene encoding 1-phosphatidylinositol phosphodiesterase, translating to MAGSSGEMMHMVIVGILLGVACPGRGAIQRPDYDETSTPEFLNPSWMADIPENQTLSEVSMPGTHNSMALYGGSLAQCNSWPLARQLQAGIRFLDIRVRHIRGNLTIHHGISYQWAHFGEALEDIAAFLKQHPSETVLMRLREELSETSDIYGAVVRYVHQYAHWDLLWHSRLVPTMGEARGKLIVLQDFSGPDLGMRYRSLDIADYWKVPSLQPEEVEKKWKNVYTHLEEAVLGNKAQMFLTYASGASFWAHPNALAKRINPRLYEYISARAGQKKRYGIITMDFPGAMLVKTIIDFN from the exons ATGGCAGGTTCCAGTGGTGAAATGATGCACATGGTGATAGTTGGAATTTTACTGGG AGTGGCGTGTCCAGGCCGTGGTGCCATTCAGAGACCTGACTATGACGAGACCTCCACCCCAGAGTTCCTCAACCCCTCCTGGATGGCGGATATCCCCGAGAACCAGACTCTTTCTGAGGTTTCTATGCCAGGAACCCACAACTCCATGGCCCTGTATGGCGGCTCTCTCGCTCAGTGCAACTCCTGGCCCCTGGCAAGACAACTGCAGGCTGGCATTCGCTTCCTTGATATACGCGTGCGTCACATTCGGGGCAACCTCACCATCCATCACGGCATCTCCTACCAGTGGGCACACTTTGGTGAAGCGCTGGAGGACATAGCAGCTTTTCTGAAGCAGCACCCCTCTGAGACAGTGCTGATGAGGCTGAGAGAAGAGCTGAGCGAGACCAGTGATATCTACGGGGCAGTGGTGCGCTACGTGCACCAGTATGCCCACTGGGATCTGCTCTGGCACAGCCGGCTGGTGCCAACTATGGGGGAGGCAAGAGGGAAGCTGATTGTGCTGCAAGACTTCTCTGGACCTGACCTGGGCATGCGCTACCGGTCACTGGACATCGCTGACTACTGGAAG GTGCCCTCCCTCCAGCCTGAGGAAGTGGAGAAGAAATGGAAGAACGTCTACACTCACCTGGAGGAAGCTGTGCTGGGCAACAAGGCACAAATGTTCCTCACATATGCCAGCGGTGCCAGCTTTTGGGCACACCCCAACGCCCTAGCCAAGCGCATTAACCCACGCCTGTACGAGTACATAAGTGCCCGCGCCGGCCAGAAGAAGAGATACGGCATCATCACCATGGATTTCCCTGGAGCAATGCTAGTGAAAACCATCATTGATTTCAACTGA